A window of Amycolatopsis australiensis contains these coding sequences:
- a CDS encoding helix-turn-helix domain-containing protein: MGELGLADTNGILALPWVRPERTSAGLGWDRVYVSKQRERPYRAEFGAARSHQLILHLDGPVTVRRGVGTARERSRRMPAGGLFLQPSHADLSVELGGELDTVHVYVSDDAVQEAAGEQAPVRLAEELGSTDPLLEQLVLSLDGVVRDWEPSARTYADQLAALVAAQLVRRHHDGRAHDPAPARGLSDRRFARVREAMAERLAEPVPLAELAALAGLSVSQFSRQFKTRTGLPPHRYLLRLRVEQAGLLLRTGDEPIAEIAARCGFSHQEHLTRVLRAQLGTTPAALRRGS; this comes from the coding sequence GTGGGCGAACTCGGGCTGGCCGACACCAACGGCATCCTCGCGCTGCCCTGGGTCCGCCCGGAACGCACCAGCGCCGGCCTCGGCTGGGACCGGGTGTACGTCTCCAAGCAGCGGGAACGTCCGTATCGCGCCGAGTTCGGCGCCGCACGCAGCCACCAGCTGATCCTGCACCTCGACGGCCCGGTGACGGTCCGCCGCGGCGTCGGAACCGCACGCGAGCGCAGCCGCCGCATGCCGGCGGGCGGGCTGTTCCTGCAGCCGTCCCACGCGGACCTGTCGGTCGAGCTGGGCGGCGAGCTGGACACCGTGCACGTGTACGTCAGCGACGACGCCGTGCAGGAGGCGGCCGGCGAGCAGGCGCCCGTCCGGCTCGCCGAGGAGCTGGGAAGCACGGATCCCCTGCTCGAACAGCTGGTGCTGAGCCTCGACGGCGTCGTCCGGGACTGGGAGCCGAGCGCCCGCACGTACGCCGACCAGCTGGCCGCGCTGGTGGCGGCGCAGCTGGTCCGCCGCCACCACGACGGCCGGGCCCACGACCCGGCCCCGGCCCGCGGCCTGTCCGACCGCCGGTTCGCGCGGGTCCGGGAGGCGATGGCGGAGCGGCTGGCCGAGCCGGTGCCGCTGGCGGAGCTGGCCGCACTGGCCGGGCTGAGCGTCAGCCAGTTTTCCCGGCAGTTCAAGACGCGCACGGGCCTGCCGCCGCACCGGTACCTGCTGAGGTTGCGGGTGGAGCAGGCGGGCCTGCTGCTGCGCACGGGCGACGAGCCGATCGCGGAGATCGCCGCCCGCTGCGGCTTCTCCCACCAGGAGCATTTGACCCGGGTGCTGCGCGCGCAACTCGGGACCACGCCGGCGGCCTTGCGCCGAGGCAGCTGA
- a CDS encoding NAD-dependent epimerase/dehydratase family protein has protein sequence MTDQRVLITGSAGVVGTLMRPRLRRPGRVLRLLDLAPQTASDASEEIVTASVTDPEAMAAACEGVDALIHLGGHSRENSWEATLDVNINGTHTVLEAARAAGVSRVVLASSNHAVGFRRVDEDLPADSSPRPDTYYGVSKAAIEALGSLYHSRFGMDVIVIRIGSCFETPLPLGPRGLTTWLSPDDGARLFEACLAAPSPGYRLIWGVSDNTRRIYSLKEAEALGYKSLDDAEVYADQLADKPAPAGIAAEYVGGPFCTAPLGVFNPL, from the coding sequence ATGACGGACCAGCGCGTGCTCATCACCGGGTCGGCGGGTGTCGTCGGCACCCTGATGCGGCCCCGCCTGCGACGCCCCGGCCGCGTGCTGCGCCTGCTCGACCTGGCGCCGCAGACGGCGTCGGACGCCTCCGAAGAGATCGTGACGGCGTCCGTGACGGACCCGGAGGCGATGGCCGCGGCGTGCGAGGGCGTCGACGCACTCATCCACCTCGGCGGGCACAGCCGCGAGAACTCGTGGGAAGCCACCCTCGACGTCAACATCAACGGCACGCACACGGTGCTGGAAGCGGCCCGCGCGGCAGGGGTGTCGCGCGTCGTCCTGGCATCGAGCAACCACGCGGTGGGCTTCCGCCGCGTCGACGAGGACCTGCCCGCGGACTCCTCCCCGCGCCCGGACACCTACTACGGCGTCAGCAAGGCGGCGATCGAGGCGCTGGGCAGCCTGTACCACTCGCGGTTCGGCATGGACGTGATCGTGATCCGCATCGGCTCGTGCTTCGAAACGCCGTTGCCGCTGGGCCCGCGCGGCCTGACGACGTGGCTGTCCCCCGACGACGGCGCCCGGCTGTTCGAGGCGTGCCTGGCGGCGCCTTCGCCCGGGTACCGGCTGATCTGGGGCGTCTCGGACAACACGCGCCGGATCTACTCGCTGAAGGAAGCGGAGGCGCTGGGCTACAAGTCCCTCGACGACGCCGAGGTGTACGCCGACCAGCTGGCGGACAAGCCGGCGCCGGCGGGCATCGCGGCCGAGTACGTCGGCGGCCCGTTCTGCACGGCGCCGCTGGGCGTGTTCAACCCCCTCTGA
- a CDS encoding IclR family transcriptional regulator: MPQKVDTPAAADGAPAESSGVKSARRAVDLIETFAANDVWLSLSDLHARTGFPRSSLHGLLRTLLEAGWLEADANTARYRLGVRALICGTAYLDRDAVVPFATEALERIREKTGFTAHFARRNGTEVVYLETRESQRSTHLVSRVGRTLPAHATALGKALLAELTHDEIEALMPATLTALTPNTITTLDALHAECAATRERGYAAEVEEGTLGVRCVAAVIPYRIPGTDAISCSMPISQVTDADAQRVGELLAETTAELGQQLRRAGIR, encoded by the coding sequence ATGCCGCAGAAGGTGGACACCCCGGCAGCGGCCGACGGCGCCCCCGCCGAGTCCTCGGGCGTGAAGTCCGCGCGCCGGGCCGTCGACCTCATCGAGACGTTCGCGGCGAACGACGTCTGGCTGTCGCTGTCCGACCTGCACGCGCGCACGGGCTTCCCGCGCTCGTCGCTGCACGGCCTGCTCCGGACGCTGCTGGAGGCCGGCTGGCTGGAGGCGGACGCCAACACCGCCCGCTACCGCCTCGGCGTCCGCGCGCTGATCTGCGGCACGGCCTACCTCGACCGCGACGCCGTGGTGCCCTTCGCCACCGAAGCGCTCGAACGCATCCGCGAGAAGACCGGCTTCACCGCGCACTTCGCGCGCCGCAACGGCACCGAGGTCGTCTACCTGGAGACGCGCGAGTCGCAGCGCTCGACGCATCTCGTCTCGCGCGTCGGGCGCACGCTGCCCGCGCACGCGACCGCGCTGGGCAAGGCGCTGCTGGCCGAGCTGACGCACGACGAGATCGAGGCGCTGATGCCGGCGACGCTGACCGCGCTGACGCCGAACACCATCACCACGCTCGACGCCCTGCACGCCGAGTGCGCCGCGACCCGCGAACGCGGGTACGCCGCCGAGGTCGAGGAGGGCACGCTGGGCGTCCGGTGCGTCGCCGCGGTGATCCCCTACCGGATCCCGGGCACGGACGCGATCAGCTGCTCGATGCCGATCAGCCAGGTGACCGACGCCGACGCGCAGCGCGTCGGCGAGCTGCTCGCCGAAACCACCGCCGAGCTCGGCCAGCAGCTGCGCCGCGCCGGCATCCGATAA
- a CDS encoding maleylacetate reductase and hydroxyquinol 1,2-dioxygenase domain-containing protein has protein sequence MTSFSYAANPVRVVFGSLRALGEEADRLGLGRVLLVAGSRFGDRAADALGSRLAARFAGAAMHTPVDVTERALKVVAEHGADGVVAVGGGSATGLAKAIALRTGLPQLVVPTTYAGSELTSVLGETADGRKTTQRTPKVRPETVLYDVGLTLGLPVSTSAASGLNALAHAVEARYAPDANPMTDLLAAEAVRLLTGALPRIAADPSDVDARTDALRGAWLAGTCLDAVQMGLHHRLCHHLGGKFGLPHAETHAVLLPYVMAHQGLSDAADVFELAASLPIPHSLGELGLTEADIAGEPEAELLRQALDGTRPASPPSLKALTKQVTDSFAGAPDRVRELLTDLVETLHGYAIRTDLTQDEWEYAIGFLTRAGHITTDTRQEFILLSDTLGVSSVVDVLTNSRTPDTTPSAVLGPFYVDGPPETPQGANLAEGLPGTPLEADIRVTNTDDEPVADAVVDVWQSNEDGFYDVQLPDLDGPVLRARFRTDAGGRLRFRSIVPSAYPIPADGPVGQMLDAVGRHPFRAPHVHFMIAKPGYRTLITQLFVAGGEYLGSDTVFGVKDGLIVDFTEQPDRTRRLEFTFRISGSGA, from the coding sequence ATGACCTCGTTCAGCTACGCCGCCAACCCCGTCCGGGTGGTCTTCGGCTCCCTTCGCGCCCTCGGCGAGGAGGCCGATCGGCTCGGGCTCGGCCGGGTGCTGCTCGTCGCGGGTTCGCGGTTCGGTGACCGGGCCGCCGACGCCCTCGGTTCCCGCCTTGCCGCGCGCTTCGCCGGCGCCGCCATGCACACCCCCGTCGACGTCACCGAGCGCGCGCTGAAGGTCGTCGCCGAGCACGGGGCCGACGGGGTCGTCGCGGTCGGCGGTGGCTCGGCCACCGGGCTCGCCAAGGCGATCGCCCTGCGGACCGGTCTGCCGCAGCTCGTCGTCCCCACCACTTACGCCGGTTCGGAGCTGACGTCCGTGCTCGGCGAAACCGCCGACGGCCGCAAGACCACCCAGAGGACCCCCAAGGTCCGGCCCGAGACCGTCCTCTACGACGTCGGCCTCACCCTCGGCCTGCCCGTTTCCACCTCCGCGGCCAGCGGCCTCAACGCCCTCGCCCACGCCGTCGAAGCCCGCTACGCCCCCGACGCCAACCCGATGACCGACCTGCTCGCCGCCGAGGCCGTCCGGCTGCTCACCGGCGCGCTGCCGCGCATCGCCGCCGATCCGTCCGATGTGGACGCCCGGACCGATGCCCTGCGCGGTGCCTGGCTGGCCGGCACCTGCCTCGACGCCGTGCAGATGGGCCTGCACCACCGGCTCTGCCACCACCTCGGCGGCAAGTTCGGCCTGCCCCACGCGGAAACGCACGCCGTCCTGCTCCCGTACGTCATGGCGCACCAGGGTCTCTCCGACGCCGCCGACGTCTTCGAGCTGGCCGCGTCCCTGCCCATCCCGCATTCGCTCGGCGAACTCGGGCTCACCGAAGCGGATATCGCCGGCGAGCCGGAAGCCGAGCTGCTGCGGCAGGCGCTCGACGGCACCCGACCGGCCTCGCCGCCGAGCCTCAAGGCGCTCACCAAGCAGGTGACCGACAGCTTCGCCGGTGCCCCGGACCGCGTCCGCGAGCTGCTCACCGACCTCGTCGAGACGCTGCACGGCTACGCCATCCGCACCGACCTCACGCAGGACGAGTGGGAGTACGCGATCGGCTTCCTGACCCGCGCCGGCCACATCACCACCGACACGCGGCAGGAGTTCATCCTGCTGTCGGACACCCTCGGCGTGTCCAGCGTCGTCGACGTCCTGACCAACTCGCGGACCCCGGACACGACGCCGTCGGCCGTGCTCGGCCCGTTCTACGTGGACGGCCCGCCCGAGACCCCGCAGGGCGCGAACCTCGCCGAAGGCCTGCCGGGCACTCCCCTGGAGGCCGACATCCGGGTCACGAACACCGACGACGAGCCGGTCGCCGACGCGGTCGTCGACGTCTGGCAGTCCAATGAGGACGGTTTCTACGACGTCCAGCTGCCCGACCTCGACGGACCGGTGCTGCGCGCCCGGTTCCGCACCGACGCCGGCGGCAGGCTGCGGTTCCGGTCGATCGTGCCGAGCGCGTACCCGATCCCGGCCGACGGCCCGGTCGGGCAGATGCTCGACGCCGTCGGCAGGCACCCCTTCCGGGCGCCGCACGTGCACTTCATGATCGCCAAGCCCGGCTACCGGACGCTGATCACGCAGCTGTTCGTCGCCGGCGGCGAGTACCTCGGCTCCGACACCGTGTTCGGCGTCAAGGACGGCCTGATCGTCGACTTCACCGAGCAGCCCGACCGCACGCGGCGGCTCGAATTCACCTTCCGGATCTCAGGGAGCGGCGCATGA
- a CDS encoding TetR/AcrR family transcriptional regulator, which yields MTPDQRRIQPRKQPRQVRAELTRQRILTAAAHVFAEHGYAAGTTNRIAERAGISIGSLYQYFPNKDAILAELLTRHLDDGTANTERIQRAELPGPIEDILRVFVRGAIESHLGDPQLLRVLLEQAPRSNELLDKVARLKQSLVSYVQGLFDRHPEVRVTDTETAARLVVTTTELVVHQLVADREPVDVGRLEHELVAMLTRYVKG from the coding sequence GTGACACCGGACCAGCGCCGCATCCAGCCACGTAAGCAGCCGCGGCAGGTCCGCGCCGAGCTGACCCGCCAGCGCATCCTCACCGCGGCTGCTCACGTTTTCGCCGAGCACGGCTACGCCGCGGGCACCACCAACCGCATCGCCGAGCGGGCGGGCATCTCCATCGGCTCGCTGTACCAGTACTTCCCGAACAAGGACGCGATCCTGGCCGAGCTGCTGACCCGCCACCTGGACGACGGCACGGCGAACACGGAACGGATCCAGCGCGCGGAACTGCCGGGCCCGATCGAAGACATCCTCCGCGTCTTCGTGCGCGGGGCGATCGAATCCCACCTCGGCGACCCGCAGCTGCTGCGGGTCCTGCTGGAGCAGGCGCCACGGTCGAACGAGCTGCTCGACAAGGTCGCGCGGCTGAAGCAGTCCCTGGTCTCCTACGTCCAGGGACTGTTCGACCGCCACCCGGAGGTCCGGGTGACCGACACGGAAACGGCGGCCCGGCTGGTCGTGACGACGACGGAGCTGGTGGTCCACCAGCTCGTCGCCGACCGCGAACCGGTGGACGTCGGACGGCTGGAGCACGAGCTGGTCGCGATGCTGACGCGGTACGTCAAGGGATGA
- a CDS encoding 5-dehydro-4-deoxyglucarate dehydratase, with product MAQNEIELDGLLAFPLTPFTEDLEVNLDALAENVESHIAAGAGALFVACGTGEFSSLSPAEHASVLARSREVAAGRVPVWVGAGGGAASARAGIAAAQAGGADGVLLLPPYLVTGPPSGLTDFVRYAVGDSSVPVIVYHRGTGVFTAPAAASLLDIPSVVGLKDGYGDVEVMTRIITTIRALDTGRARDFLFFNGLPTAEVSAKAYASIGVSRYSSAVHCFAPEIAHRFHRALGEGDTRVMDALLTGFYLPLVALRDETPGFAVSLVKAAARLRGDKVGPVRPPLVEPTPEQIRRLEKIVEDGFVTLKALG from the coding sequence ATGGCACAGAACGAGATCGAGCTGGACGGCCTGCTGGCGTTCCCCCTCACCCCGTTCACCGAAGACCTCGAGGTCAACCTCGACGCGCTCGCGGAGAACGTGGAGAGCCACATCGCGGCGGGCGCCGGTGCGCTGTTCGTCGCGTGCGGCACCGGCGAGTTCAGCTCGCTCTCGCCCGCCGAGCACGCCTCGGTGCTCGCCCGGTCCCGGGAGGTGGCCGCCGGCCGCGTCCCGGTCTGGGTGGGCGCCGGGGGCGGCGCGGCGTCGGCGCGGGCCGGCATCGCGGCGGCGCAGGCCGGGGGCGCCGACGGCGTCCTGCTGCTGCCGCCGTACCTGGTGACCGGCCCGCCGTCGGGCCTGACCGACTTCGTCCGCTACGCCGTCGGCGACTCTTCCGTGCCGGTGATCGTGTACCACCGCGGCACCGGCGTGTTCACCGCGCCGGCCGCCGCGTCCCTGCTCGACATCCCGTCGGTCGTCGGGCTCAAGGACGGCTACGGCGACGTCGAGGTGATGACCCGGATCATCACGACGATCCGCGCGCTGGACACCGGCCGGGCCCGGGACTTCCTGTTCTTCAACGGCTTGCCGACCGCGGAGGTCTCGGCCAAGGCGTATGCCTCGATCGGCGTCTCCCGCTACTCCTCGGCCGTGCACTGCTTCGCGCCGGAGATCGCGCACCGCTTCCACCGCGCGCTCGGCGAGGGCGACACCCGCGTGATGGACGCGCTGCTGACCGGCTTCTACCTGCCGCTGGTGGCGTTGCGGGACGAGACGCCGGGCTTCGCCGTCTCGCTGGTCAAGGCCGCCGCCCGGCTGCGCGGCGACAAGGTCGGCCCGGTCCGGCCGCCGCTGGTCGAGCCGACGCCGGAGCAGATCCGCCGGCTCGAGAAGATCGTGGAGGACGGCTTCGTCACGCTGAAGGCGCTGGGCTGA
- a CDS encoding glucarate dehydratase family protein: MKILDVVLIPVAFADPPLLNVMGVHEPFALRSVVQVKCEDGVVGLGESYGDSAFLGEVRKVLPQLRGHDVFDLPGLQRLVARALSDTVLTDAHGLIGGFSIRKTVASVYSLFEVACLDAQGQYLGRPVTDLLGGKARDAVEFSAYLFYKYGKHVDGREDSWGEITTPETLVGSAKRMIDEYGFRSIKLKGGVYEPAREVDGIRALAEAFPGHPLRIDPNGAWTTETGIRVAAELDGVLEYLEDPTPGIEGMARVAAEASMPLATNMCVVNFGDIEPGFRARAIGVLLSDHHFWGGLRATQSLSVTCESFGVGLSMHSNSHLGISLAAMVQVAAATPHLTYACDTHWPWKVEDVIEPGVLEFREGAVTVPRTPGLGVKLDEDALARLHENYVRCGLTKRDDVTYMRKYVPGFEPNTARW, encoded by the coding sequence ATGAAGATCCTCGATGTGGTGCTGATCCCGGTCGCGTTCGCCGACCCGCCGCTGCTCAACGTCATGGGCGTGCACGAGCCGTTCGCGCTGCGCAGCGTCGTGCAGGTCAAGTGCGAGGACGGCGTCGTCGGGCTCGGCGAGTCCTACGGCGACTCCGCGTTCCTCGGCGAAGTGCGGAAGGTGCTGCCGCAGCTGCGCGGCCACGACGTGTTCGACCTGCCCGGCCTGCAGCGGCTCGTCGCCCGGGCGCTGTCGGACACGGTGCTCACCGACGCGCACGGGCTGATCGGGGGGTTCTCGATCCGCAAGACCGTGGCGAGCGTGTACTCCCTGTTCGAGGTCGCGTGCCTCGACGCGCAGGGGCAGTACCTGGGCCGGCCGGTGACCGACCTGCTCGGCGGCAAGGCACGCGACGCCGTCGAGTTCTCCGCCTACCTGTTCTACAAGTACGGCAAGCACGTCGACGGCCGCGAGGACTCCTGGGGCGAGATCACCACGCCGGAAACCCTGGTGGGGTCCGCGAAACGGATGATCGACGAGTACGGCTTCCGCTCGATCAAGCTCAAGGGCGGGGTCTACGAGCCCGCGCGGGAGGTCGACGGCATCCGGGCGCTGGCCGAGGCGTTTCCCGGGCACCCGCTGCGGATCGACCCGAACGGCGCGTGGACGACCGAGACCGGCATCCGGGTCGCGGCCGAACTGGACGGCGTCCTGGAATACCTCGAAGACCCGACGCCGGGCATCGAAGGCATGGCGCGGGTGGCTGCCGAGGCGTCCATGCCGCTGGCCACCAACATGTGCGTGGTCAACTTCGGCGACATCGAGCCGGGTTTCCGGGCGCGGGCGATCGGCGTGCTGCTGTCGGACCACCACTTCTGGGGCGGCCTGCGCGCCACCCAGTCGCTGTCGGTGACGTGCGAGAGCTTCGGCGTCGGCCTGTCGATGCACTCCAACAGCCACCTCGGGATCAGCCTGGCCGCGATGGTGCAGGTCGCCGCGGCGACGCCGCACCTGACCTACGCCTGCGACACGCACTGGCCCTGGAAGGTCGAAGACGTCATCGAGCCGGGCGTGCTGGAGTTCCGCGAGGGTGCGGTGACCGTGCCGAGGACCCCGGGGCTCGGGGTCAAGCTCGACGAGGACGCGCTGGCCCGCCTGCACGAGAACTACGTCCGATGTGGACTGACCAAACGGGACGACGTGACGTACATGCGCAAGTACGTGCCCGGGTTCGAACCGAACACGGCGAGGTGGTGA
- a CDS encoding sodium:solute symporter family protein: protein MHALDWTMVCAYFALMIVIGWWSHKRVSDVKDFFTAGGKMPWWLAGISHHMSGYSAVLFVAYAGVAYTSGVTVYFWGFASIGIGVGIGSWLFAARWNRLRSKLGVASPLEYLAKRYNVPTQQALAWSGSLLKIFDIAAKWFAVATLLHVFAGLDYNLGILVTGAVTLIYCTIGGLWADALTDFGQFVIQAIAAVVMIVVVLGKLGGISALWTMWDKLPESHVNPVTSKYTTIFLLVYVLVKTLEYNGGMWNLAQRYMAAPNTHEARRGARLSSALYLVWPLVLMFPMFAAPLLIPGIKDPTQSYAIMTTTFLPPGLIGLVLAGIFSHTMAMVSSDANAISAVITRDMIPAVFAKARRWTDVQGLKAARVTTVVFVALTMVVATQAQNLGGVLQIVVNWVAALMGPISIPLLLGMLPWFRKCGPRAALVSWAGGLIDYALCYYVFNANQTVLIATPILVSLALYAGLGLLAPERSTAADEIVDTVNADDDVDRKREGTTVPA from the coding sequence GTGCACGCACTCGACTGGACGATGGTCTGCGCGTACTTCGCGCTGATGATCGTGATCGGCTGGTGGTCGCACAAACGGGTCAGCGACGTGAAGGACTTCTTCACCGCCGGCGGCAAGATGCCGTGGTGGCTGGCCGGCATCTCGCACCACATGTCCGGCTACAGCGCCGTGCTCTTCGTCGCGTACGCGGGCGTCGCGTACACCAGTGGCGTCACCGTCTACTTCTGGGGCTTCGCCAGCATCGGCATCGGCGTGGGCATCGGCAGCTGGCTGTTCGCCGCTCGCTGGAACCGGTTGCGCTCCAAGCTCGGCGTCGCCTCACCGCTGGAATACCTCGCGAAGCGGTACAACGTGCCGACGCAGCAGGCGCTCGCCTGGAGCGGCAGCCTGCTGAAGATCTTCGACATCGCGGCCAAGTGGTTCGCCGTCGCGACGCTGCTGCACGTGTTCGCCGGCCTGGACTACAACCTCGGCATCCTCGTCACCGGCGCGGTCACCCTGATCTACTGCACCATCGGCGGCCTGTGGGCCGACGCGCTCACCGACTTCGGCCAGTTCGTCATCCAGGCCATCGCCGCGGTCGTCATGATCGTCGTGGTGCTGGGCAAGCTCGGCGGCATCTCCGCCCTCTGGACGATGTGGGACAAGCTGCCCGAAAGCCACGTGAACCCGGTCACGTCCAAGTACACCACCATCTTCCTGCTGGTCTACGTGCTCGTGAAAACGCTGGAGTACAACGGAGGCATGTGGAACCTGGCGCAGCGGTACATGGCCGCGCCGAACACCCACGAGGCCCGGCGCGGCGCGCGGCTGTCGTCGGCGCTGTACCTGGTGTGGCCGCTGGTGCTGATGTTCCCCATGTTCGCCGCGCCGCTGCTCATCCCCGGCATCAAGGACCCCACGCAGTCGTACGCGATCATGACGACGACGTTCCTGCCGCCCGGCCTGATCGGGCTGGTGCTGGCCGGGATCTTCTCGCACACCATGGCGATGGTCTCTTCCGACGCCAACGCGATCTCCGCGGTGATCACCCGGGACATGATCCCGGCGGTGTTCGCCAAGGCCCGCCGGTGGACCGACGTCCAGGGCCTCAAGGCGGCCCGGGTCACCACGGTCGTGTTCGTCGCGCTGACCATGGTCGTGGCCACCCAGGCGCAGAACCTCGGCGGCGTGCTGCAGATCGTCGTCAACTGGGTCGCCGCGCTGATGGGCCCGATCTCGATCCCGCTGCTGCTGGGCATGCTGCCGTGGTTCCGCAAGTGCGGTCCCCGCGCGGCGCTGGTCTCGTGGGCGGGCGGCCTGATCGACTACGCGCTCTGCTACTACGTGTTCAACGCGAACCAGACGGTGCTGATCGCGACGCCGATCCTCGTCTCGCTCGCCCTCTACGCCGGTCTCGGCCTGCTCGCGCCCGAGCGCAGCACGGCCGCGGATGAGATCGTCGACACCGTGAACGCCGACGACGACGTCGACCGCAAGCGGGAAGGCACGACCGTGCCCGCCTGA
- a CDS encoding PDR/VanB family oxidoreductase — MQKTLLERIERVADDVVSLVLRGDEGQLAPWEPGAHIDLALPNWLTRQYSLCGDPGDLAAHRIAVRLDPLSRGGSEYVHLHLRPGRTLEVSLPRNHFPLRPAAGYLFLAGGIGITPIVPMMRAAVASGADVSLVYAGRSASSMPFAADLAAAYGDRVRLFDRGRPDLATLTAGPGTEVYCCGPASMLDAAEAVFPRVHVERFQPVRRTFGPDTAFEAGCARSGVTVPVPADESLLDALNHAGRRVPSACREGVCGSCQVSVLDGEPEHRDDIGAPAGRMYPCVSRSRSPRLVLDL; from the coding sequence ATGCAGAAGACGCTTTTGGAGCGCATCGAGCGCGTCGCCGACGACGTCGTCTCGCTGGTGCTGCGCGGTGACGAGGGCCAGCTGGCGCCGTGGGAGCCGGGCGCGCACATCGACCTCGCATTGCCGAACTGGCTGACGCGGCAGTACTCGCTGTGCGGTGACCCCGGCGATCTTGCGGCCCACCGGATCGCGGTCCGCCTCGACCCGCTGAGCCGGGGCGGCTCGGAGTACGTCCACCTGCACCTGCGGCCGGGCCGGACGCTCGAGGTTTCGCTGCCGCGCAACCACTTCCCGCTGCGGCCCGCGGCCGGCTACCTGTTCCTGGCCGGCGGGATCGGGATCACGCCGATCGTGCCGATGATGCGGGCCGCCGTCGCTTCCGGGGCGGACGTTTCGCTGGTGTACGCCGGACGGTCGGCTTCGAGCATGCCGTTCGCGGCGGACCTCGCCGCCGCGTACGGCGACCGCGTGCGGCTGTTCGACCGCGGACGGCCGGACCTGGCGACCTTGACGGCCGGGCCGGGCACGGAGGTCTACTGCTGCGGGCCGGCGTCGATGCTCGACGCCGCCGAGGCGGTGTTCCCGCGGGTGCACGTCGAGCGCTTCCAGCCGGTGCGGCGCACGTTCGGGCCGGACACCGCGTTCGAGGCCGGGTGCGCCCGATCGGGGGTGACCGTCCCGGTTCCGGCCGACGAGTCCCTGCTGGACGCGCTGAACCACGCCGGGCGGCGGGTGCCATCGGCGTGCCGCGAGGGCGTCTGCGGCAGCTGCCAGGTCTCGGTGCTGGACGGCGAGCCGGAGCACCGCGACGACATCGGTGCCCCGGCGGGCCGGATGTACCCGTGCGTGTCGCGGTCCCGTTCGCCGCGGCTCGTCCTGGACCTCTGA
- a CDS encoding MSMEG_1061 family FMN-dependent PPOX-type flavoprotein, which translates to MTSTNALRRVSMAEVRARLGEPEAMIQAKLLDHVDRHARRFIAHSPFLTLATADAAGRADCSPRGDYPGFVKVLDERTLALPDRTGNKIADSFRNIAENDGVGLLFFVPGMRETLRVNGSAFVTDEPDVLARMRTEAKEPMLAIVVEVEQVYFHCGRALIRSRLWDPASQALAGELPSAGEIVSDQLGMDIDPAQFEQLLEAGYRKLY; encoded by the coding sequence ATGACCAGCACAAATGCGCTGCGCCGTGTATCCATGGCCGAGGTGCGGGCCCGGCTGGGCGAGCCCGAAGCGATGATCCAGGCGAAGCTCCTCGACCACGTCGACCGGCACGCCCGCCGCTTCATCGCCCACTCGCCCTTCCTGACGCTGGCGACCGCCGACGCCGCCGGCCGCGCCGACTGCTCGCCCCGCGGCGACTACCCCGGGTTCGTGAAGGTCCTCGACGAGCGGACCCTCGCCCTGCCCGACCGCACCGGCAACAAGATCGCCGACTCCTTCCGCAACATCGCCGAGAACGACGGCGTCGGCCTGCTGTTCTTCGTCCCCGGTATGCGGGAGACGCTGCGCGTCAACGGCAGCGCGTTCGTCACCGACGAACCGGACGTCCTCGCGCGGATGCGCACCGAGGCGAAGGAGCCGATGCTCGCGATCGTCGTCGAGGTCGAGCAGGTGTACTTCCACTGCGGCCGCGCTTTGATCCGGTCGCGGCTGTGGGACCCGGCGAGCCAGGCGCTGGCCGGCGAGCTGCCCTCGGCCGGCGAGATCGTCAGCGACCAGCTCGGCATGGACATCGACCCCGCGCAGTTCGAGCAGCTGCTCGAAGCCGGCTACCGGAAGCTGTACTGA